The Armatimonadota bacterium genomic interval CTGGGTTGGCGATGTCCTGGTCGCGCGCACGCTGGAGCTGGCAGGCGATGGCGTATTGACCACCGCGCAGTACCACTGCCTGACGATGGTGGCCGGGCGCGAGCCGTGCGCGGTCGGCCGTCTGGCGGAAGGCCTAGGGGTCAGCGACCCCGCCGCCACCAAGGTCGTCAGTCGCCTCGAAGGCAAGGGCCTCGTCGCCCGCACCGGGTGGGGCGCCGACCGACGGGTGGTACATGTCACGCTCAGCCAGCGCGGACGCAGCGTGATGACAAGGCTCGAGCGGCGCCGCAGCGAATTGCTGGAAGCAGCTCTCACCGGATTCCCCGCGCGCAAGCTTCAGCGGCTGGCGCACGGCCTCGAGGGCCTTCTCCTGAGCGCCCTCGACTCGCCCGAGATCATCGAGCGAGTCTGCCTGCACTGCGACGGCACCCATTCCGGGGATTGCGTGGTCAGTCGCGCCTACGTACTCGTCTGCGGCGCCGAGATTCCGTGGGTGAGCGTCACGCTCCCATGACCGGCGATCAGCGCCTGCGTCTCGCGCTCG includes:
- a CDS encoding MarR family transcriptional regulator, which codes for MILDAGPSCDKLFRIFARWVGDVLVARTLELAGDGVLTTAQYHCLTMVAGREPCAVGRLAEGLGVSDPAATKVVSRLEGKGLVARTGWGADRRVVHVTLSQRGRSVMTRLERRRSELLEAALTGFPARKLQRLAHGLEGLLLSALDSPEIIERVCLHCDGTHSGDCVVSRAYVLVCGAEIPWVSVTLP